A part of Salvelinus sp. IW2-2015 linkage group LG16, ASM291031v2, whole genome shotgun sequence genomic DNA contains:
- the tmem259 gene encoding membralin isoform X1, with product MSENQGNVNNNAPLNNNGGANRIRNPNINQNPLINVRDRLFHALFFKMAVTYARLFPPSFRRIFEFFVLLKALFVLFILAYIHIAFSRSPINCLEHVREKWPRDGILRVEIQRNSSRAPIFLQFYDTDGFQGLVKEPEGDGEGGGGLGLTALHHEEEEEDDEEEMTLEMFDNSSVQFELDIEPRLKPSLSGIGLGGGGLNDSQDLSFSQSPTKGMQPLRETVSEIEMLTRAVWPQEEYIVEYSLEYGFLRLSQTTRQRLNIPVMVVTLDPMKDQCFGDGFSRFLLDEFLGYDDILMSSVKALAENEENKGFLRNVVSGEHYRFVSMWMARTSYLAAFVIMVIFTLSVSMLLRYSHHQIFVFIVDLLQMLEMNMTIAFPAAPLLTVILALVGMEAIMSEFFNDTTTAFYIILIVWLADQYDAICCHTNTSKRHWLRFFYLYHFAFYAYHYRFNGQYSSLALVTSWLFIQHSMIYFFHHYELPAILQQIRIQEMLLQNQQAGQGGNQTALQDNLNNNTTAAAAAGGAAPARGGAANGQVRLPDEPQAASAAHAQGTATQASQSNSLASSATLEGAREELTMTTELDWMAETAAIITEALSSSLAPQLESTEGGLLGEAGEVEGVMVSEAGLSVVAEIRMGGGGGGGDGTDGLNPSLVPVEIKTVGACCSSAAGLGPPLPPSPPMGGLQEAETSLSSVSPFLLPPSPPPHTDCSRAGAGEPESPTDWEPKTEEPPSPTPS from the exons ATGTCAGAAAACCAGGGCAACGTGAACAATAACGCCCCGCTAAATAACAATGGCGGGGCGAACAGAATACGAAACCCTAATATCAACCAGAACCCACTCATCAATGTTCGAGACAGACTTTTCCATGCCCTATTCTTCAAGATGGCAGTTACCTATGCCAGATTGTTTCCACCATCTTTCAGACGAATCTTCGAGTTCTTTGTCCTATTGAAG gCCCTGTTTGTGCTCTTCATCCTGGCCTACATCCACATCGCCTTCTCCCGCTCGCCCATCAACTGCCTGGAGCACGTGCGGGAGAAGTGGCCGCGTGATGGCATCCTGCGCGTGGAGATCCAGCGCAACTCGTCGCGTGCGCCCATCTTCCTGCAGTTCTACGACACGGACGGCTTCCAGGGCCTGGTCAAGGAaccagagggggatggagagggaggaggagggctgggcCTGACCGCGCTGCaccacgaggaggaggaggaggacgacgaggaGGAGATGACCCTGGAGAtgtttgacaacagctctgtGCAG TTTGAGCTAGACATCGAGCCGCGGCTGAAGCCCTCGCTGAGCGGCATCGGCCTTGGGGGAGGGGGCCTCAACGACAGCCAGGACCTCTCCTTCAGCCAGTCGCCCACTAAAGGTATGCAGCCGCTGAGGGAGACAGTCTCCGAGATTGAGATGCTAACACGAGCAG TGTGGCCTCAGGAGGAGTACATAGTTGAGTACTCTCTGGAGTACGGCTTCCTCCGCTTGTCCCAGACCACCCGGCAACGCCTCAACATCCCCGTAATGGTCGTCACGCTCG ACCCAATGAAGGACCAGTGCTTTGGGGACGGCTTCAGCCGCTTCCTCCTGGATGAGTTCCTGGGCTACGATGACATTCTGATGTCCAGCGTCAAGGCCCTGGCTGAGAACGAGGAGAATAAAG gCTTCCTCAGGAACGTGGTGTCAGGGGAACACTACCGATTTGTCAGCATGTGGATGGCCCGCACCTCCTACCTGGCTGCCTTTGTCATCATGGTAATATTC ACCCTGTCAGTGTCTATGCTGCTACGCTACTCCCACCACCAGATCTTCGTCTTCAtcg TGGATCTGCTGCAGATGTTGGAAATGAACATGACCATCGCCTTCCCGGCAGCCCCTCTGCTCACCGTCATCCTGGCTCTCGTGG GCATGGAGGCCATCATGTCGGAGTTCTTCAACGACACCACCACAGCCTTCTACATCATCCTCATCGTGTGGCTGGCCGACCAGTACGACGCCATCTGCTGCCACACCAACACCAGCAAACGTCATTGGCTGAG GTTCTTCTATCTGTATCACTTTGCGTTCTACGCCTACCACTACCGCTTCAACGGCCAGTACAGCAGCCTGGCTCTGGTCACCTCCTGGCTCTTCATACAG cACTCCATGATCTACTTCTTCCACCACTACGAGCTTCCGGCCATCCTGCAGCAGATCCGCATCCAGGAGATGCTGCTGCAGAACCAGCAGGCGGGCCAGGGGGGAAACCAGACGGCCTTGCAGGACAACCTTAACAACAACACCACCGCAGCAGCTGCAGCTGGAGGAGCAGCTCCAGCCCGGGGGGGTGCAGCCAACGGCCAGGTCCGACTGCCAGACGAGCCCCAGGCGGCTTCGGCTGCCCATGCCCAAGGTACAGCGACCCAGGCTTCCCAGTCTAACAGCCTGGCCAGCAGCGCTACGTTAGAAGGGGCCCGGGAAGAGTTGACGATGACGACGGAGCTGGACTGGATGGCGGAGACGGCGGCCATCATCACGGaagccctgtcctcctccttgGCTCCCCAGCTGGAGAGCACGGAAGGGGGGTTGCTAGGGGAGGccggagaggtggagggggtcaTGGTTTCTGAGGCGGGCCTCAGCGTGGTGGCGGAGATTCgaatggggggtgggggtggaggaggagatggcACAGATGGCCTCAATCCCAGCTTGGTTCCAGTGGAAATCAAAACCGTAGGGGCCTGCTGCAGCAGTGCAGCGGGCTTAGGCccgcctcttcctccctctcctccaatgggaggacttcaggaagcagagacTAGCCTCTCTAGTGTCAGTcccttccttcttcctccttctcctcctccacacacagacTGCAGTAGGGCAGGGGCTGGGGAGCCAGAAAGCCCCACAGACTGGGAGCCCAAGACAGAGGAACCCCCCAGCCCCACTCCGTCCTGA
- the tmem259 gene encoding membralin isoform X2 produces MSENQGNVNNNAPLNNNGGANRIRNPNINQNPLINVRDRLFHALFFKMAVTYARLFPPSFRRIFEFFVLLKALFVLFILAYIHIAFSRSPINCLEHVREKWPRDGILRVEIQRNSSRAPIFLQFYDTDGFQGLVKEPEGDGEGGGGLGLTALHHEEEEEDDEEEMTLEMFDNSSVQFELDIEPRLKPSLSGIGLGGGGLNDSQDLSFSQSPTKVWPQEEYIVEYSLEYGFLRLSQTTRQRLNIPVMVVTLDPMKDQCFGDGFSRFLLDEFLGYDDILMSSVKALAENEENKGFLRNVVSGEHYRFVSMWMARTSYLAAFVIMVIFTLSVSMLLRYSHHQIFVFIVDLLQMLEMNMTIAFPAAPLLTVILALVGMEAIMSEFFNDTTTAFYIILIVWLADQYDAICCHTNTSKRHWLRFFYLYHFAFYAYHYRFNGQYSSLALVTSWLFIQHSMIYFFHHYELPAILQQIRIQEMLLQNQQAGQGGNQTALQDNLNNNTTAAAAAGGAAPARGGAANGQVRLPDEPQAASAAHAQGTATQASQSNSLASSATLEGAREELTMTTELDWMAETAAIITEALSSSLAPQLESTEGGLLGEAGEVEGVMVSEAGLSVVAEIRMGGGGGGGDGTDGLNPSLVPVEIKTVGACCSSAAGLGPPLPPSPPMGGLQEAETSLSSVSPFLLPPSPPPHTDCSRAGAGEPESPTDWEPKTEEPPSPTPS; encoded by the exons ATGTCAGAAAACCAGGGCAACGTGAACAATAACGCCCCGCTAAATAACAATGGCGGGGCGAACAGAATACGAAACCCTAATATCAACCAGAACCCACTCATCAATGTTCGAGACAGACTTTTCCATGCCCTATTCTTCAAGATGGCAGTTACCTATGCCAGATTGTTTCCACCATCTTTCAGACGAATCTTCGAGTTCTTTGTCCTATTGAAG gCCCTGTTTGTGCTCTTCATCCTGGCCTACATCCACATCGCCTTCTCCCGCTCGCCCATCAACTGCCTGGAGCACGTGCGGGAGAAGTGGCCGCGTGATGGCATCCTGCGCGTGGAGATCCAGCGCAACTCGTCGCGTGCGCCCATCTTCCTGCAGTTCTACGACACGGACGGCTTCCAGGGCCTGGTCAAGGAaccagagggggatggagagggaggaggagggctgggcCTGACCGCGCTGCaccacgaggaggaggaggaggacgacgaggaGGAGATGACCCTGGAGAtgtttgacaacagctctgtGCAG TTTGAGCTAGACATCGAGCCGCGGCTGAAGCCCTCGCTGAGCGGCATCGGCCTTGGGGGAGGGGGCCTCAACGACAGCCAGGACCTCTCCTTCAGCCAGTCGCCCACTAAAG TGTGGCCTCAGGAGGAGTACATAGTTGAGTACTCTCTGGAGTACGGCTTCCTCCGCTTGTCCCAGACCACCCGGCAACGCCTCAACATCCCCGTAATGGTCGTCACGCTCG ACCCAATGAAGGACCAGTGCTTTGGGGACGGCTTCAGCCGCTTCCTCCTGGATGAGTTCCTGGGCTACGATGACATTCTGATGTCCAGCGTCAAGGCCCTGGCTGAGAACGAGGAGAATAAAG gCTTCCTCAGGAACGTGGTGTCAGGGGAACACTACCGATTTGTCAGCATGTGGATGGCCCGCACCTCCTACCTGGCTGCCTTTGTCATCATGGTAATATTC ACCCTGTCAGTGTCTATGCTGCTACGCTACTCCCACCACCAGATCTTCGTCTTCAtcg TGGATCTGCTGCAGATGTTGGAAATGAACATGACCATCGCCTTCCCGGCAGCCCCTCTGCTCACCGTCATCCTGGCTCTCGTGG GCATGGAGGCCATCATGTCGGAGTTCTTCAACGACACCACCACAGCCTTCTACATCATCCTCATCGTGTGGCTGGCCGACCAGTACGACGCCATCTGCTGCCACACCAACACCAGCAAACGTCATTGGCTGAG GTTCTTCTATCTGTATCACTTTGCGTTCTACGCCTACCACTACCGCTTCAACGGCCAGTACAGCAGCCTGGCTCTGGTCACCTCCTGGCTCTTCATACAG cACTCCATGATCTACTTCTTCCACCACTACGAGCTTCCGGCCATCCTGCAGCAGATCCGCATCCAGGAGATGCTGCTGCAGAACCAGCAGGCGGGCCAGGGGGGAAACCAGACGGCCTTGCAGGACAACCTTAACAACAACACCACCGCAGCAGCTGCAGCTGGAGGAGCAGCTCCAGCCCGGGGGGGTGCAGCCAACGGCCAGGTCCGACTGCCAGACGAGCCCCAGGCGGCTTCGGCTGCCCATGCCCAAGGTACAGCGACCCAGGCTTCCCAGTCTAACAGCCTGGCCAGCAGCGCTACGTTAGAAGGGGCCCGGGAAGAGTTGACGATGACGACGGAGCTGGACTGGATGGCGGAGACGGCGGCCATCATCACGGaagccctgtcctcctccttgGCTCCCCAGCTGGAGAGCACGGAAGGGGGGTTGCTAGGGGAGGccggagaggtggagggggtcaTGGTTTCTGAGGCGGGCCTCAGCGTGGTGGCGGAGATTCgaatggggggtgggggtggaggaggagatggcACAGATGGCCTCAATCCCAGCTTGGTTCCAGTGGAAATCAAAACCGTAGGGGCCTGCTGCAGCAGTGCAGCGGGCTTAGGCccgcctcttcctccctctcctccaatgggaggacttcaggaagcagagacTAGCCTCTCTAGTGTCAGTcccttccttcttcctccttctcctcctccacacacagacTGCAGTAGGGCAGGGGCTGGGGAGCCAGAAAGCCCCACAGACTGGGAGCCCAAGACAGAGGAACCCCCCAGCCCCACTCCGTCCTGA
- the tmem259 gene encoding membralin isoform X3 produces MSENQGNVNNNAPLNNNGGANRIRNPNINQNPLINVRDRLFHALFFKMAVTYARLFPPSFRRIFEFFVLLKALFVLFILAYIHIAFSRSPINCLEHVREKWPRDGILRVEIQRNSSRAPIFLQFYDTDGFQGLVKEPEGDGEGGGGLGLTALHHEEEEEDDEEEMTLEMFDNSSVQFELDIEPRLKPSLSGIGLGGGGLNDSQDLSFSQSPTKVWPQEEYIVEYSLEYGFLRLSQTTRQRLNIPVMVVTLDPMKDQCFGDGFSRFLLDEFLGYDDILMSSVKALAENEENKGFLRNVVSGEHYRFVSMWMARTSYLAAFVIMVIFTLSVSMLLRYSHHQIFVFIVDLLQMLEMNMTIAFPAAPLLTVILALVGMEAIMSEFFNDTTTAFYIILIVWLADQYDAICCHTNTSKRHWLR; encoded by the exons ATGTCAGAAAACCAGGGCAACGTGAACAATAACGCCCCGCTAAATAACAATGGCGGGGCGAACAGAATACGAAACCCTAATATCAACCAGAACCCACTCATCAATGTTCGAGACAGACTTTTCCATGCCCTATTCTTCAAGATGGCAGTTACCTATGCCAGATTGTTTCCACCATCTTTCAGACGAATCTTCGAGTTCTTTGTCCTATTGAAG gCCCTGTTTGTGCTCTTCATCCTGGCCTACATCCACATCGCCTTCTCCCGCTCGCCCATCAACTGCCTGGAGCACGTGCGGGAGAAGTGGCCGCGTGATGGCATCCTGCGCGTGGAGATCCAGCGCAACTCGTCGCGTGCGCCCATCTTCCTGCAGTTCTACGACACGGACGGCTTCCAGGGCCTGGTCAAGGAaccagagggggatggagagggaggaggagggctgggcCTGACCGCGCTGCaccacgaggaggaggaggaggacgacgaggaGGAGATGACCCTGGAGAtgtttgacaacagctctgtGCAG TTTGAGCTAGACATCGAGCCGCGGCTGAAGCCCTCGCTGAGCGGCATCGGCCTTGGGGGAGGGGGCCTCAACGACAGCCAGGACCTCTCCTTCAGCCAGTCGCCCACTAAAG TGTGGCCTCAGGAGGAGTACATAGTTGAGTACTCTCTGGAGTACGGCTTCCTCCGCTTGTCCCAGACCACCCGGCAACGCCTCAACATCCCCGTAATGGTCGTCACGCTCG ACCCAATGAAGGACCAGTGCTTTGGGGACGGCTTCAGCCGCTTCCTCCTGGATGAGTTCCTGGGCTACGATGACATTCTGATGTCCAGCGTCAAGGCCCTGGCTGAGAACGAGGAGAATAAAG gCTTCCTCAGGAACGTGGTGTCAGGGGAACACTACCGATTTGTCAGCATGTGGATGGCCCGCACCTCCTACCTGGCTGCCTTTGTCATCATGGTAATATTC ACCCTGTCAGTGTCTATGCTGCTACGCTACTCCCACCACCAGATCTTCGTCTTCAtcg TGGATCTGCTGCAGATGTTGGAAATGAACATGACCATCGCCTTCCCGGCAGCCCCTCTGCTCACCGTCATCCTGGCTCTCGTGG GCATGGAGGCCATCATGTCGGAGTTCTTCAACGACACCACCACAGCCTTCTACATCATCCTCATCGTGTGGCTGGCCGACCAGTACGACGCCATCTGCTGCCACACCAACACCAGCAAACGTCATTGGCTGAGGTGA